From one Lycium barbarum isolate Lr01 chromosome 6, ASM1917538v2, whole genome shotgun sequence genomic stretch:
- the LOC132599159 gene encoding SWI/SNF complex subunit SWI3D, with amino-acid sequence MEDKRKDNTGTPPPLAVADTASHAPDVPSVEAPTSRRRGGGHKRKASAIGSSGASSTPPSTSSKRHAREAREAREKQLVVPFPPIHNGPLTRARQQPNNAAGAGSPLGFGVKSESEVPPKAEGGGEEAVKVDKESNKAKEDLEALENEIEAEIEAIRSRNPNVHVVPTHAGWFSWSKVHPLEKRTMPSFFNEKSQSRTPEIYMEIRNWIMKKYHTDPNSQIELNDLSELSAGDLDVKQEVMEFLDYWGLINYHPFPQTNSVMQADIDADEAAKTDSLIDKLFRFESDETWTPVLPRSSVATPSVSSGFFPESAIAEELMKSEGPAVEYHCDSCSADCSRKRYHCQKEADFDLCSECFNNGKFGSGMVPSDFLLMEPGEAGGASGGKWTDQETLLLLEALELYKENWNEIAEHVATKTKAQCILHFIEMPIEDIFLDTDPESNKRVKENEDAVLSKDDTSAGIDAPETTESKDDGNDNQFSSMVETSSTVETSKPENVNGLTPQEEVGENCALNALRDAFTAVGFYPPPGERVSFAEADNPVMALAAFLVKLVEAKRVTASVRSSLKSISSNPSGEQLALRHCFVLEDPPDDGKTSPDSDRPANGSVDLDDKKDEDGNVEMEKEEKLTSVTDENGLTIGQDKETKGEANVDKKCEEPDGENHEEKNEEELEEATHLVSTSDENPEKSDTVKQSGQIPTDKEGEPASLKEPDDAGLAVGQTPSTTAESDVLVSNLELPPGFEKESVDGALVAIRTDSPDTPKDEDMMPALQTKEPEQSMKSNSALEIDENKGAGEAKDTVDGRKDPLKTKDDLDIDKIKHAAVTALSAAAVKAKYLADQEEDQIRQLTTSLIEKQLHKLESKLTFFNDMDNVVMRVRELLERSKQRLIHERNQIIASRYGSSARPMPPSVPANRPGVPPTNSVPRHLTAMSSQRLPNSRPIIAGTPIPSSFMSTAVSGNSMQPSK; translated from the exons ATGGAAGACAAACGGAAAGACAACACCGGAACTCCGCCACCACTCGCGGTCGCCGACACTGCTTCTCACGCGCCTGATGTTCCGTCCGTTGAAGCACCTACATCTCGACGGAGAGGTGGCGGCCATAAACGAAAAGCAAGCGCCATTGGAAGTAGCGGCGCTAGTTCAACTCCTCCTTCAACTTCCTCCAAACGTCACGCGCGTGAGGCGCGTGAGGCACGTGAGAAGCAGTTAGTAGTGCCTTTCCCGCCGATCCACAATGGACCGCTCACAAGAGCTAGGCAACAGCCAAACAACGCCGCCGGAGCTGGTTCTCCGTTAGGTTTTGGTGTTAAGAGCGAATCGGAGGTGCCGCCGAAGGCGGAGGGCGGCGGAGAAGAGGCGGTGAAGGTTGACAAAGAGTCGAATAAAGCGAAGGAAGATTTGGAAGCATTAGAGAATGAAATTGAAGCTGAAATTGAGGCAATTAGGTCACGAAATCCTAATGTTCATGTTGTGCCTACTCATGCAG GTTGGTTCTCTTGGTCAAAAGTTCATCCTTTGGAGAAGCGAACAATGCCGTCTTTCTTCAATGAGAAGTCGCAAAGTAGGACTCcagaaatatacatggagataagGAATTGGATCATGAAAAAGTATCACACTGACCCAAATAGTCAAATTGAGTTGAATGATTTGTCCGAGCTCTCAGCAGGAGATTTGGACGTAAAACAGGAAGTGATGGAGTTTTTGGACTACTGGGGTTTAATTAATTACCACCCTTTCCCACAAACCAATTCGGTTATGCAAGCTGATATTGATGCGGACGAGGCTGCAAAGACAGATTCTTTGATTGATAAGCTTTTTCGATTCGAATCAGATGAAACATGGACCCCGGTTCTTCCCAGGTCTAGTGTAGCTACTCCTTCTGTGTCTTCTGGGTTCTTTCCAGAGTCGGCTATTGCTGAAGAACTAATGAAGTCTGAAGGGCCAGCTGTTGAGTACCATTGCGACTCTTGCTCAGCTGACTGCTCAAGAAAGCGGTATCATTGCCAAAAGGAG GCAGATTTTGACTTGTGTAGCGAATGCTTCAACAATGGGAAGTTTGGATCTGGGATGGTCCCTTCAGATTTCCTTCTTATGGAGCCTGGTGAGGCTGGTGGTGCAAGTGGTGGGAAGTGGACAGATCAGGAGACTCTTCTTCTCCTTGAGGCATTAGAGCTTTATAAGGAAAACTGGAATGAGATCGCTGAGCATGTGGCTACAAAGACCAAAGCTCAGTGTATTCTGCACTTCATCGAAATGCCAATAGAGGATATATTCCTGGATACTGATCCTGAAAGTAACAAGCGTGTTAAAGAAAATGAGGATGCAGTTTTGTCTAAAGATGATACATCAGCCGGTATTGATGCCCCAGAAACGACTGAGAGTAAGGATGATGGAAATGACAATCAGTTTTCATCCATGGTGGAAACATCATCCACAGTGGAAACATCGAAGCCAGAGAATGTGAATGGGCTAACTCCTCAGGAGGAAGTTGGTGAGAACTGTGCACTCAATGCACTGAGGGATGCATTTACAGCTGTTGGTTTTTATCCTCCACCTGGAGAACGTGTTTCATTTGCTGAAGCTGACAATCCTGTAATGGCACTG GCAGCGTTCCTGGTGAAACTGGTAGAAGCTAAAAGGGTCACTGCCTCAGTACGAAGCTCTTTGAAATCCATTTCTAGTAATCCTTCTGGTGAGCAGCTAGCCTTAAGGCACTGTTTTGTTTTGGAAGATCCACCAGATGATGGGAAGACATCACCTGATTCAGATAG ACCTGCTAATGGATCAGTTGATCTAGACGATAAGAAAGATGAGGATGGCAATGTTGAAATGGAGAAAGAGGAAAAATTGACATCAGTTACTGATGAGAATGGCTTGACAATTGGACAAGATAAAGAGACCAAAGGTGAAGCAAACGTTGACAAAAAGTGCGAAGAGCCGGATGGTGAAAACCATGAAGAGAAAAATGAAGAGGAACTTGAAGAAGCGACACATTTGGTTTCTACGAGTGACGAAAATCCAGAGAAATCTGATACTGTAAAGCAATCTGGTCAAATTCCTACTGACAAAGAGGGCGAACCTGCATCACTTAAAGAACCAGATGATGCAGGCTTGGCAGTGGGACAGACACCAAGTACCACAGCAGAATCAGATGTTTTAGTGTCTAATTTAGAGCTCCCACCCGGTTTCGAAAAGGAATCAGTTGATGGAGCTTTAGTGGCCATTCGTACTGATTCTCCAGATACTCCTAAAGACGAGGACATGATGCCTGCTTTGCAAACAAAGGAGCCTGAGCAATCCATGAAATCAAACTCTGCACTTGAAATTGACGAAAATAAAG GTGCTGGAGAAGCGAAAGACACTGTAGATGGGAGAAAAGATCCTTTGAAGACCAAAGATGATCTGGATATTGATAAGATCAAACATGCAGCAGTCACTGCTTTATCAGCTGCTGCAGTCAAGGCGAAATATCTTGCAGATCAAGAAGAGGACCAAATTCGGCAGCTTACAACGTCATTAATAGAGAAGCAG TTACACAAGCTGGAGAgcaagttaactttcttcaatgACATGGATAATGTTGTTATGAGGGTCAGAGAACTGTTAGAGAGGTCAAAACAGAGGCTTATCCATGAACGTAATCAAATAATTGCATCAAGATATGGTTCTTCAGCTCGTCCTATGCCACCTTCGGTACCTGCTAACCGGCCTGGAGTGCCTCCTACTAATTCAGTGCCTAGGCATCTAACTGCAATGAGCTCCCAGAGGCTACCGAATTCAAGACCCATTATAGCAGGAACTCCTATACCAAGCTCTTTTATGTCTACAGCAGTTTCAGGAAATTCAATGCAGCCTTCAAAGTAG